The Amycolatopsis coloradensis sequence GGCGGGCGCGGGTTCGTCGACGGAAGTCAGCACGACACAGCAGTGCAGGGCCCACTCGACCCCACCGGACATCTTCACCCGGATGACTCTAACCCGCCTCTTGACTCGGACACAATTTATCCGAGTATCATCTCGGACATGAGGTGTCCGGGTTACGGACGCCACCGACGAAGGGCACTGGGCCATGAAATTCGCGATCATCGGCGGGACCGGGCTGATCGGTTCGCAGGTCGTGCGCGACCTGCAGGAGGCGGGGCACGAGGCGGTGCCGCATTCGCCGTCCACCGGGGTCGACCTGCTCACCGGCCAAGGGCTGGACAGCGCGCTCGACGGCGCCGACGTGGTCGTCAACCTCACGAACTCACCGACCTTCGACGACGCCTCCCCCGCCTTCTTCCGGACGTCGATGGACAACCTCGTCGCGGCCGCGAAGAAGGCGGGCACCGGGCACTTCGTGATCCTGTCGATCGTCGGCGTCGACCAGGTGCCCGAGCTCGACTACTACCGCGCGAAGACGCTGCAGGAGGACATTCTCAAGGAGAGCGGCCTCCCCTACTCGATCGTCCGCGCCACCCAGTTCATGGAATTCGTCGACGCGGTCCTGTCCTGGACCTCCGACGAGACCGCGGTACGCCTGCCCAGTACGCCGATCCAGCCGATCGCCGCGGCGGACGTCGCCGCCGCCGTTTCCGAGGTGTCGGCCGGGAAGCCGCTGAACGGCACCCTCGACGTGGGCGGCCCGGACGTCTACCCGCTGGACGAGCTGGGCCGGATCACCTTGTCCGCCAAGGGAGACACGCGTCCGGTGACCGTCGACGAGACGGCGGGCATGTTCGCCGCCGTCAAGGGCGACGTCCTCACCACGAAGGACGGCGCCCGCATCGCCGAGACCCGGTACCTCGACTGGCTCAAGCAGGCGGGCTGAAGGGAACCATGCCCGCATGCGACGCGACGAAAGGGCCCTTCGCCGCGTCGCATGCGGTGAAGGGCCCCTTCAGCCCACGTCAGCTCGGCAGCAGCGCCGGAGCCGCGAGACGGCTGGCGTTCGCCGCTTCGTCGTCCGGCTGGGCCTGGGCGGAGCGCTCCGCCTCGACCCGCGCGAGGTAGTTGGTGACCTCGCGCTCCTGCTTGTGCGAGTCCCAGCCCAGCAGCGGCGCCATCAGCTCCGCCACCACCGGCGCCGCCGTCACACCGCGGTCCCGCTCCTCGATGGAGATTCGCGTGCGCCGTGTCAGGACGTCCTCCAGGTGCAGGGCGCCCTCGTGCGAAACGGCGTAGACGACCTCCGCCTTCAGGTACTCCGCCGTCCCCGGGATCGCTTCGCCCAGTTCGGGACGTTCCGAGATCGACTCCAGGATGTCCTCCACGGCGGTGCCGTAGCGCTGGAGCAGGTGTTCGATGCGGCCGATAGGCAGCCCCGCGCGCTGGGCGAGCGAGTGCCGCGCGCCCCACATCTCGTGGTAGCCGGTCGCTCCGACGATCGGCAGCCGCTCGGTCCACGACGACGGCGCGGGACGGCCGAG is a genomic window containing:
- a CDS encoding SDR family oxidoreductase, whose product is MKFAIIGGTGLIGSQVVRDLQEAGHEAVPHSPSTGVDLLTGQGLDSALDGADVVVNLTNSPTFDDASPAFFRTSMDNLVAAAKKAGTGHFVILSIVGVDQVPELDYYRAKTLQEDILKESGLPYSIVRATQFMEFVDAVLSWTSDETAVRLPSTPIQPIAAADVAAAVSEVSAGKPLNGTLDVGGPDVYPLDELGRITLSAKGDTRPVTVDETAGMFAAVKGDVLTTKDGARIAETRYLDWLKQAG